Within Babylonia areolata isolate BAREFJ2019XMU chromosome 3, ASM4173473v1, whole genome shotgun sequence, the genomic segment tacacacacactcacacatatatatcacatgTATGacctatttttttaaatttacccttctgtgtaggcagccatacttcattttcaggggtgtgcatgctgggtatgttcttgtttccagaacccaccaaaCATTTACATGGcttacaagatctttaatgtgcatatatTTGATCTTCTCTGTATGAATAAAATAGGTTCAGACAATAGCGGGTCTGCACATGtttgttaacctgggagattggaaatcCCCACCCTTAACCTACCAGGTGAGATGAGGATGGAACTTAAGAAACCTGGGCAAGAATACACCACACCTGTCTTGTCCTTTTTAATCTTATATCTgatttttcttattcatttttttaaggtTCTGCAAACTTTGGGTGTTGTTAAATGTAATGTCCATCATCGATCATAAGTGACAACATGACAGTAAGGATCCTTGATTAGTATGCGTGTCTGATTTATAATGTAGAACTGTGATATATTACTCATTAGTTGTTAGTAAAATGATCTAAGGAACAAAATATGATGAAAAGACTATCTTAAATCGTTGAAGAGCTGTAAATCTGGACTTGGCGTTCAAGTGTTATGATATAAAATGATTAACTAATAAAGAAACTATGACTGTAAAGTGTActtaaatatatacatgtatgatacaacCTGGATAAGTTACTCAAAAAAGTGCCTGATTCAGTAATAATGTAATGATATCATGTGTTCAGTATTGTGCTGGCTGATGAATGCATCACAGCTATTATtattaacaaacaacaaccagtTGCTTTTAAGTTAGTTAACTCTGGGGCCATGGGGGAGATTATTTGTTTCCTTTATGATCAGGAGTCAGGAGATGTATTTTCTTTTTGCACTAGTTCTACAGATAGCGTGGTGTTTGTGTCTTTCCAGCTGACGTTGCTGTTTTCTGCTGTCTACATCCGCTACTACATGAGCAAATATGACAAAGAGCTCTCCAGTACCCTGGCAGCCATCATTGCCTTGAGCGTTACCCTCCTCACCACAGACCTGGTTCCCGTTGACATATTTTTGGTCTCCTATATGAAGAACTCTGATGGCTCCTTCAAGGTGGGTGTTCAGATGATGGCCAGGACTAgtaggttttctttttttttttcttttactgctgTTGCTGAATAATGTGAAGTGCAGTTCATGGTTTCTTATAATGATGAAATTACAACAAACAAAAGTGGACTAAAACAAAATAGATCAGAGTTGCAGTTTGCAATAAAGTTTTACTTATGAAAACATTTTTCTAAAAATCTAGCTGTTTGTTTTTGGCATTATGAGTCAtatgattgtatatatatatatatttttttttttttttcactttgtcaCTTTTTTGGCAATAATTTTTTTCATCACACACTTGACTTACAATTGGGATGAATTTGAGTGcaattttgatatatatatatatatatatatatatatatatatatatatatatatatatatatatgcgtgtgtgtttgtgtgtgggtgtgtttaattCATATTGTATTTATCCAGttatactgattttttttaaatgtgtctcATTTGTAATTTGCTGAAAGATATGAATGATATCCcaactgcatatatatatttaacatttTAAAAAGTAGAAATAACTAATATTAAACATTGCTTGAACATATATGTACAGGGTAATGTTAGAAGTTTTTGTTTCTGAACACTGGTGAATAtgacttctgttgtttttgtgttttttttgttaggtAATTATCATTGAGGTCACTGATATTTTGATGTAATTTATTTGTAGTGTGATGTATGATCTGTTCTTTCTGGGGCTTGGGAGGctgggagaggggcaggggttTATATGATACATTCAAGACAGCTGTAAGCAGAATATCGGTATATAATGACTGATGTTTGTTGATTGTGTTAAAGGACTGGGCCAACAACAGTGCTACAAGACATGATCTGGAGAACTCAGTGCTGTATGCTTACTATGGTAAGTCAGCAGTTTTTAGGTTTGCTTTGGCATGAATGATAGGATTGCAATGATCATTTTGCTTACTACAATTTAAGCCAAATAATATGTTTCTCACTGTTTCTAAACTGGGTGTTAATTCTGTACCATTGGGTATGATTAGTCCTTGTTCAGCTTAGAACTCAAAACTTGGAGATTTCACTTGGttataagatgtgtgtgtgtctgaagatgAATGTCACATGTGTTCAGTACATGATAATACATTCGTTAGTgctatatatatgttgttgttttttttgctttttacatTTTTGCTACTTTAGATTGATATACTGGTTTATGTTCttgaacatatatatatgtatatatatattggttctttcattctttgttgtaCCTTTGTAAActggtgtgtttcttctttttatcagtaCTGTATGGGATcatctgcttctgtttcttcatcCTGTTGCCATTCATGTATTTCTTCtatgaagaaaaagaggagaattcCACATGCAAATCCGTGAGTATCAAGTTCATGCAAGTTTATATGGTACATTATGTTTTCCTATTCATTTGCCAAACTGTAATTGTACACCATCATCATGCATCTTTagtacatatataaatacactACATACAGATGCAggagcacatatgcacacatgtacactcacacacatgtaggtGTGTGGACatgcatatgcacgcgcgcgcacacacacacacacacatatgcacgcacacacatgcacgcacacacgcacacatggaaaACGTGCATATGAACAtaattaaaatgaaatgatttaATGATACAACAATTTACCCGATTACCTTACTGCCTTTGAACCATTTTACATCCAGAATTAAAAGTAACAAATTTGTAACTAACTTGATCTGTGTTAAGGtgtgagaagatttttttttgttttttttgttttgttttttgcaataaCATAATCTTTGTGAATAAGCTGAGAATAACGACAGTAGCTAAATTTTCTGAAAATGGCATTGTTTGTTCAAAAGAGACTGTGGGTATGACATGATAGTAAGGTACTTCTAGATAATGACATGTGAGACAGGCTTTTGTTGTATAAAGTCAGAAGATGTAACCATTTCTGGAATGGTGTTTAATTATTTGAAATGTGCTGTGACTGTTTCAGCGCTGCTGCTCTGCCCTGAAATACCTGATTGTATTCCTCATTATCCTTGCTGCTCTGATGCTTATTGGGTGAGTGTGTCACCATCTGgtagagtgtctgtgtgtgtgaatgaaatgtAGAGAATGCGAAAAGATTCCTTGATGTAATGAATAAAGTTACACTCTGCATTCATCTTGGTCCTGGCTTGAATGGACTTTTGATATATAGCCTGACAGTATATTTGGCAGGTCCAGACATCCATAGATTCATAATCATATTTTGCAAGCATGGACTGCAGCTCCTGTGAAATTGTTTCTGTTAGTAAATAGCAGTCAattgcgtggggggggggggggggttgttgttgttgttgggttgttgtttttttttacccaactGTTTAGGTATTAGTGGTCTGCTTTCAGTGCTGACATACCAGCTGTTTATGTTTTATATTCAGAAACATGTCATTTTAACTTGTATAAATGGTCTTGGGATCacttgtttggtggttgttgttgttgttgtggttgttgttgtggttgttgttgttgttgttgttgttgttgttgtgtgtgtgtgtgtgtgtgtgtgtgtgtgcttttttacattgAAGTCTTTTCACTTTCCAGAATTGCCAAGATAGATTGTACTTAAGTGTTCTTGACTATATAAACTGTACTTGTATGTCATTGTATCTACTTATACTGGGAAAGACAACATCTTCTAACTCAGGCTctacaaacaaaactgcataCATGTTGAAGAATGGATGAAgtaagctttttaaaaaaaatttatcttAAGCATACCTTGTTTGTATGCGACCTGGACTGTGTTTCTTAGTCGTGTCGAAGGTGAATAGCAAATAATATTGCTGTCTAAACTTATGGAAACACTGCAGTCTGATCTGATGTGTGATTTATATTTTTGATCAGGAAGCCTAAAGTAGCTTTGTTGATACAATATTGTTGTCCAAGTCATTTTGAACAGGCATTTAGATAAgacatgcaaagaaaaaaaatgtgtgttgtACTGAGCAATCTGGCCAAGAAAAGAAACTTGGTGGACTGGTAGATGGAATAGAGGAAAAAGTCCCTCTGGAACTAAAccgcagcatgtgtgtgtgtgtgcatgtgtgtgtgtgtgtgtggcgaagcAAACACATGTATGATATTCATATCTTTGAAAGtactatttcagtatttgtgCTAAATGAATGGAAAGCCAGACCTGCCAGACCAGAGAGTCTCATAACCACAGTGACAGATAGTAAAGGAACAGCGGGTGTTTGTGACGTGTGCAGAGCCTTTGTGCCCACCAGGTCCCCTCCCAACGCCAACAGCACCGACTGGCAGAAGATTGAGGGTCTCTTTGAGGGTCTGGCAACCAACGGTTGGTAGAGCTGTGGTCTGAGAGAAAGTGAAtaggagttgtttttgtttttggggggaggggtggggggggtttggtaGCTTTATGGATACAAGGATAAtctctgttgctgtttcttgATAATGTGATAATGTCTGTCAATGCTTCATGACATGCGTTGTTTATCTGTCTGGAAGGAATGTTGATAATTTCACTTGGTCATTGATGGCAATCAGGTAAAATgtttagggttttttttaattttcatgtttgtttgtttgttttttgtttgttttttggggtttttttaacttaaagaaatgaaacacacacacatgcataaacacacacacaaaaatgtgttcactcacatgcactcacacatactctcatcacacatgcacgcacatacacatgaacccacgcatgtgcatacacacacacgcacacacacacacacacagacacacatatggaaattctctctatctctctctctctctctctcacacacacacacaacacacacacacacacacacacacactcacaaacacacacacacacacacacacatacacacacacacacacacacacacacacacacacacacacacacacacacacacacacaaaatccccttCTCAACTTCCCGACACCCCCATGTACACATGAATTTAGATTCCCATTTGACCAGTATGAAAAAATGCATAAAATCTGTATTTGTTCAACATATGCTAAATGACAATTATTGTTCCcattccctgttgttgttttttagtttgctTCCCTTTAACACCCtcctctttttttggtttttattgatGAAAGATTCActtacctttcttttcttcaggaGGGGAAGATGCCATCTCTTTTGTGATCAGCGTGTTCAGCCTCATTGGGATGTTGGGCTTGGTGACATAcacggtatgtatgtgtgtagaatgGCGATACGTTAGTgagtttttgtatgtgtgcatcagcatgtgtgtgtgtttgtaaacttCTTTTGGCATATTGGTTGATTGGTATGAATAcctacatagcacctatcctcagtcagagaccaagctgtaattgctgtacaaacacagagtcatttacacaacaaactgcctacctgggtagagccgactttaggcacttttcatttgtttcctttgtcattcagtcaggcatcAGTCACACACTTGCACtgtaacaagcacacacacacacatgcatgcgtgcttgcatgctTACACATGTACGCATGTATTGATGCATgcctggtgtggggagggggatttgtttgtttgtttttattggtaGGAATGTTTGTTCCAATGATGACATCATGGTGTTGTCTGCTCAGGCCTATGGCATGTCGGCACTGCCCCTGGAGCTCCTGGCCGGAAAGAAGAGCGCCAAGAAAGAACGTCTGACTGTTCAGTCCAAGAGGCAGGATACTGAGAGCCGTCGCCAGGCCATCCGGGACAAGGTGAAGACCAgtcaggagaggggtggggggagggggtgggggggagggagaatggagGAGGGTGGATGGAAAGACCTGGGGCAGAACAGAGCAGCAGTGTTGaaaatacagatttttttttcttaagacacATTACATATTTTGATATCCTGAGTGTGTGTAGTATTATGTGCgtgcatttctctctttctcttttgctcttccatctttctctctctctctccctctctctctcattctctctctctccccctctcattctctgtctccccctctctctctcattctctgtctctcccctctctctctcattctctatctctgttttctcATCACTTTTCCTGTGTCTGGTTTGAAgtgtgtttatttatcatttcgtctgctccgcataggcggatagtagtttgcacaggacaggaatgtcagacccctgccggagtctgcactagttgggtcacggtaagtatgttatttaaacgtaattttagatagaaaatttcctttcaaccTTCATCCAGGACAAACTGTCACTTGTGTTTACATAATTTGAATACTGTTTTTGTAGAAAATCTAGCAGTAGTAagtccgatttttttttctatttggcaGAGTAAGAGAGTAATATTTTAAAGATCTGAATTAATAGCAATTTTATGAAATGAGAGATTATATTGAGTATCAGcgcatttcattttgtttttgtttttttaagacttGAGTGATTATGATTTGCAATAGAGTGTCTTGCAGTCACTACTTTTCATCATCTAGGTAAATGCATTGATCTGTCTTGACAATGACAGCATTATTTCTTTATTGTGTCTTATTTTATCGTATATGATATTTTACTGAAATATATATTCCCTACAAGGTTTCAGCCTGACACCTTCATAATGACAGGTAGCATGGTTGGCATGCTGTTGTTTCTGGTGtgttctgtcgtgtgtgtgtgtgtgtgaaggatgagaGGTTAGGGGAGGTAAGGTgattgggtgtgtatgtatgtgagtgaatggGTATACATGTTGCAGGAAAGGAATGTTGGCTTTTATTATATTTCAGTCTGAATGACGTGTGGTTTTCTTAACCtgttgaaattagttttattaattAAGCTATCGTGATTTGCATATTTTAAGAAATGGTCATATTCTAAAAGTTATTGCACTTTATTATACATGTCACTCTTTCACCATCATTGGCGACTTTTGCCTGctggacagttcaccaccatTGACAACTTAAGTGGACATTGAGAAGTCATGTTGAACGGATCGTTTTTCagattgtaacaaagcttgacagttgCAGCCAGCTTTCCCAAGCGATAGGAAATATGACTAACTTTCCCCCTTGACCACGTTTGAAGTGGACCTGTGTTgctttgacaaaaaacaaatctTGTCACTGAGAGCATAGAATCTGgaatatttggcactggggaaTGTTTTTCACATAGATACTGCGTAGCAAAAGAGGTAGATGTGAACATGTGCTCAGGACAAAAGTCAAATTTCTGTGAGTTCACGGACAGTGTTACGTGTTATCTCATCGGACCATATTTCATCTGTCCACAGTACGGCATTGGCAGCAGCACATCAGCCCGAGGCCGTCGCCGTGACGCCAATCTGGAGGAAGAGGAGCGTCAGCTGGTGCGCCAGGAGCGCCACCTGGAGGCGAAGGAGAAGAGCTGGTGCCAGAAGTGTCTGATGCTGCTGCGACCTTTTGAGCTGGTGCTGGGCTTGGTGTTCTTACTGCTGGCCCTCCTTGTCTTCATCTCCCTGCTCCTGACCAAGTGAGCACCCACAGATTATCTGTCTGTTCAGATGAGACTTTGTGAGGGCTTTTTATCATATGTCCCTTCTCCCTGTTCCTCACAAAGTGAGCACCAACTGATTGTGTCCTGTTCTGATGAGAGTTTGTGAGGACTCTTTATCATATCTTTTTGTGGGGGCTGTTTATCATATCTTTGTGTGAAGGCTGTTTGTCTTATCTTTGTGTGGGGGCTGTTTGTCATATCTTTTTATGAGGGCTGTTTATCATATCTTTATCGCCCAGTTCCTTATAAAGTGAGCACCAGCTGACTGTCCCGTTCTGGTGAGAGTTTGTGAGGACTGTTCATCATCTCTCTACCTTCTCCCTGTTCCTCACAAAGTGAGCACCAGCTGACTGTCCTGTTCTGGTGAGAGTTTGTGAGGGCTGTTCATCATCTCTCTACCTTCTCCCTGTTCCTCACAAAGTGAGCACCAGCTGACTGTCCTGTTCTGGTGAGAGTTTGTGAGGGCTGTTCATCATCTCTCTACCTTCTCCCTGTTCCTCACAAAGTGAGCACCAACTGATTGTGTCCTGTGTTGGTGAGAGTTTGTGAGGACTGTTCAtcatctctcccttctccctgttCCTCACAAAGTGAGCACCAACTGATTGTGTCCTGTGTTGGTGAGAGTTTGTGAGGGCTGTTCATCATCTCTcaaccttctccctcccttctccctgttCCTCACAAAGTGAGCACCAACTGATTGTGTCCTGTGTTGGTGAGAGTTTGTGAGGGCTGTTCATCATCTCTCTACCTTCTCCCTGTTCCTCACAAAGTGAGCACCAACTGATTGTCCTGTTCTGGTGAGAGTTTGTGAGGACTGTTCATCATCTCTCTACCTTCTCCCTGTTCCTCACAAAGTGAGCACCAGCTGACTGTCCTGTTctggtgagagtgtgtgaggacTGTTCATCATCTCTCTACCTTCTCCCTGTTCCTCACAATGTGAGCACCAACTGACTGTCCTGTTCTGGTGAGAGTTTGTGAGGACTGTTCATCATCTCTCTACCTTCTCCCTGTTCCTCACAAAGTGAGCACCAGCTGACTGTCCTGTTCTGGTGAGAGTTTGTGAGGGCTGTTCATCATCTCTCTACCTTCTCCCTGTTCCTCACAAAGTGAGCACCAACTGATTGTCCTGTTCTGGTGAGAGTTTGTGAGGACTGTTCATCATCTCTCTACCTTCTCCCTGTTCCTCACAAAGTGAGCACCAACTGATTGTCCTGTTCTGGTGAGAGTTTGTGAGGACTGTTCATCATCTCTCTACCTTCTCCCTGTTCCTCACAAAGTGAGCACCAACTGATTGTGTCCTGTGTTGGTGAGAGTTTGTAAGGACTGTTTGTGATATCTTTTTGTGAGGGCTGTTTATCATATCTTTATCTCCCTCTTCCTTATAAAGTGAGCACCAGCTGATTGTCCTGTTCTGGTGAGAGTTTGTGAGGACTGTTTATCATATCTTTTTGTAAGGGCCGtttatcatgtttttttgtgaggGTTGTTTGTCAAATTTATTTGTGGGGGCTGGTTATCATATCTTCATCTCCCTGCTCCTTACAAAGTGAGCACAAACTGATTGTCCTGTTCTGGTGAGAGTTTGTGAGGGCTGTTCATCATGTCTTCATCTTCTGGCTTCTCACAGAGCGAGGACCGACTGATATGATAATCTGTCCTGTTCAGATAGAGTTTGTTTGGACCGTTTATCATATTGAATTCACAGTTTAACGTTTAATGTTTTGAGGAAGTCTTCCGTATTATTGCTGAATTTGTTTATAGCCTTTTCCATGAGCAGGTTCAGTATTCCTGGTTAAGAACCTGATAATGATGGATTGGACTTTGGGTCTGAAAGtttgcttgtttctgtctgtagtgtgtgtgtgtgtgtgtgtgtgtgtgcgtgcatgtatgtgtgtgtgtgttttgttatttttttcattgtgaGCAAGTCAAAGAGTGAAGATGTTACACAGGGAGAGCAGATAAGTTGTAAACTAAAGTGCAGAAAGGGGGCTGTTCATATATACACAtttttatttatacatttatgcATGTGCTAGAACTATATCTCTCCCATGCTTTCAGTAGACAGGAGGAGAATGGTAGAAGTTGTTACTctccatggattttttttaagcttACAGTTTACACAATGCGCGGTTTCTGAGAGAAAGGGTGGGTAAAGTCTGTCAGTCAAGTGTCAATGTTTGATTATATTTCAGAACTTACGTTTGATGAGAGAAAATATTTTTCACATGCCAGATATTTTCAGGTCAATTGCAACAGTCACAAATTATGGGCTAAAGTGGGAAGGCATTATAATATTCCACAGAATTGCACACTTAATTGTTCACCAGTTAGACCTGACTGTTACGCTGTCTGTTGCTCATTTGATACGGAAAGAATATGCTCAGTAGACTtctaaggtgggttttttttttcttttttttctacggtTTTATATTACTTGTCGAATGAATATGTTCACACAGTTAATTCCGCAACAGGAAGTCAAATTCTTAAAAATGTTTGAATAAGGAAAAGAAAGGCTTTTCCATTGTTGCCATTGTGTACtgaattgtggaaaaaaaaaactttttcatttctctctcagaGGACTGAGAAGAACCCTTTCATTCCATGCAATTC encodes:
- the LOC143279814 gene encoding putative lysosomal cobalamin transporter — its product is MSIPSAVLAAGWIPFVVVLVLTLLFSAVYIRYYMSKYDKELSSTLAAIIALSVTLLTTDLVPVDIFLVSYMKNSDGSFKDWANNSATRHDLENSVLYAYYVLYGIICFCFFILLPFMYFFYEEKEENSTCKSRCCSALKYLIVFLIILAALMLIGAFVPTRSPPNANSTDWQKIEGLFEGLATNGGEDAISFVISVFSLIGMLGLVTYTAYGMSALPLELLAGKKSAKKERLTVQSKRQDTESRRQAIRDKYGIGSSTSARGRRRDANLEEEERQLVRQERHLEAKEKSWCQKCLMLLRPFELVLGLVFLLLALLVFISLLLTNIDKAMHSLGYKYGYALPTRHLPNPIDIVLVFCQKVFPLDYILMTGVIVYFVLCSMTGVRSIGIWFLWIRMYKVRPGRTVPQGLLMFCMILMFLVMAINIILYELTPQYSSFGSQHYLKNVTGTGNVTKTSLEPCTTEVSADECTITRMALLLTRFFYKMWFFGAAYYFLTWGFLGLMLIGFIVAVVRGRRSAIQGEVDKDDFEESDDELIHA